From Candidatus Goldiibacteriota bacterium:
GGCTTAGAAAAAAACTTAATATTAAGAAGGGTACTAAACTGCTTGTAAAAGAGGAGGATAACGGAATATTCATGTCCGCGGCAGATGCTGACAATATTTCAAAGATGAGAGGCGCTTTAAAATCAGATGAGTCCATGACCGGGTATTTATTACGCGAAAGGGCGGCGGAATACGCGCAAATGGATAAAAAATGGAAAAAATAGTATTGGATACTTACGCGGTAATGGCGTTTTTCTTTAATGAAAAAGGCGCGGATAAAGTTGAACGTATAATGAAAGATGCGGTTAAAAAAGGCAATGTTCTTATGATGTCCTCTGTTAACTGCGGGGAATTTTTCTACGCCGTGACAAAAAAAGCAGGCGCCAAAACGGCCCTAAAAGCGCTGGATATGATTGATTCCATACCTGTACATATTCAAGATGCGGGGCGTGACCTTGCCGTACTTGCGGGCAGCATAAAAGCGGAAAACAAAATGTCCTACGCGGACTGTTTTGCGGCCGCCCTGGCAATGATACACAAAGCCCCGGTCGTGACAGGGGATAAGGAATTTAAACAGGTGGAGAAAGAGATTAAGATTATT
This genomic window contains:
- a CDS encoding AbrB/MazE/SpoVT family DNA-binding domain-containing protein, giving the protein MYTITVTQKGQIVIPAGLRKKLNIKKGTKLLVKEEDNGIFMSAADADNISKMRGALKSDESMTGYLLRERAAEYAQMDKKWKK
- a CDS encoding type II toxin-antitoxin system VapC family toxin, producing the protein MEKIVLDTYAVMAFFFNEKGADKVERIMKDAVKKGNVLMMSSVNCGEFFYAVTKKAGAKTALKALDMIDSIPVHIQDAGRDLAVLAGSIKAENKMSYADCFAAALAMIHKAPVVTGDKEFKQVEKEIKIIWV